From the genome of SAR202 cluster bacterium, one region includes:
- a CDS encoding 50S ribosomal protein L32: MPPLPKKKHSSGRQGKRAAHHAKTPPNLSECPQCHAAKMPHRVCPKCGYYNGREVVSTGTAE; encoded by the coding sequence ATGCCACCTCTCCCAAAGAAGAAACACTCCAGCGGCCGTCAGGGCAAGCGCGCGGCGCACCACGCCAAGACGCCCCCTAACCTGAGCGAGTGTCCCCAGTGCCACGCCGCCAAGATGCCGCACCGCGTTTGCCCCAAGTGCGGCTACTACAACGGGCGCGAAGTAGTTTCCACCGGAACGGCAGAGTAG